A stretch of the Microtus ochrogaster isolate Prairie Vole_2 linkage group LG2, MicOch1.0, whole genome shotgun sequence genome encodes the following:
- the Tmem151b gene encoding transmembrane protein 151B: MPVCLFLLPHPHLLFLHCHLVSVLASLDSILSIGVIFASWAPTSTSWGISLCTFLYWCSGHFFCPHGSVWVTSVFISGHWLPSFSSCYIPVCNPCAGSCHSVSLRPLLGTPPCPSKQQRPIQPSFTKSLCRESHWKCLLLSLLMYGCLGAVAWCHVTTVTRLTFSSAYQGNSLMYHDSPCSNGYVYIPLAFLLMLYAVYLVECWHCQARHELQHRVDVSSVRERVGRMQQATPCIWWKAISYHYVRRTRQVTRYRNGDAYTTTQVYHERVNTHVAEAEFDYARCGVRDVSKALVGLEGAPATRLRFTKCFSFASVEAENAYLCQRARFFAENEGLDDYMEAREGMHLKNVDFREFMVAFPDPTRPPWYACSSAFWAAALLTLSWPLRVLAEYRTAYAHYHVEKLFGLEGPGSASSAGGGLSPSDELLPPLTHRLPRVNTVDSTELEWHIRSNQQLVPSYSEAVLMDLAGLGARCGGAGGGGYAPTCRYGGVGGPGAAGVAPYRRSCEHCQRAVSSSSIFSRSALSICASPRAGQGPGASAGCGGSRFSLGRLYGSRRSCLWRSRSGSVNEASCPTEQTRLSSQASMRDDEDEDDEEEAGPPPPYHDALYFPVLIVHRQEGCLGHSHRPLHRHGSCVETSL; encoded by the exons ATGCCTGTTTGTCTATTCCTTCTTCCCCATCCacaccttctcttccttcattgCCATCTTGTGTCTGTCTTGGCCTCTCTGGATTCCATCCTATCCATCGGTGTCATTTTTGCTTCCTGGGCCCCCACTTCCACCTCTTGGGGTATCTCTCTTTGCACTTTCCTGTATTGGTGTTCTGGTCACTTTTTCTGTCCTCATGGCTCTGTCTGGGTCACTTCTGTGTTTATCTCTGGTCACTGGctcccatctttctcttcctgttacATTCCTGTCTGTAACCCTTGTGCCGGGTCCTGCCATTCTGTCTCACTTCGTCCTCTTCTTGGCACCCCTCCCTGCCCATCTAAGCAGCAACGACCCATCCAGCCCTCTTTCACCAAATCTCTCTGCCGTGAGTCCCATTGGAAGTGCCTCCTGCTCTCACTGCTCATGTACGGCTGCCTGGGGGCAGTGGCTTGGTGCCACGTCACCACAGTGACCCGCCTCACCTTCAGCAGCGCCTACCAGGGCAATAGCCTCATGTACCATGACAGCCCCTGCTCCAACGGCTATGTCTACATCCCCCTGGCTTTCCTGCTCATGTTGTACGCGGTCTACCTGGTGGAGTGTTGGCACTGCCAAGCCCGCCACGAGCTGCAGCACCGGGTGGATGTGAGCAGTGTTCGGGAGCGTGTCGGCCGTATGCAGCAGGCCACCCCCTGCATCTGGTGGAAGGCCATCAGCTATCACTATGTGCGACGAACCCGGCAGGTCACCCGATACCGCAATGGAGATGCCTACACTACCACCCAG GTCTACCACGAGCGTGTCAACACACACGTGGCGGAGGCCGAGTTCGACTATGCGCGCTGTGGCGTCCGGGACGTGTCCAAGGCGCTGGTGGGGCTGGAGGGCGCGCCGGCCACGCGGCTGCGCTTCACCAAGTGCTTCAGCTTCGCCAGCGTGGAGGCGGAGAACGCATACCTGTGCCAGCGCGCGCGCTTCTTCGCCGAGAACGAGGGCTTGGACGACTACATGGAGGCGCGAGAGGGCATGCATCTTAAGAACGTGGACTTCCGCGAGTTCATGGTGGCCTTTCCCGACCCGACCCGGCCACCCTGGTATGCCTGCTCATCGGCCTTCTGGGCAGCGGCGCTGCTCACGCTGTCGTGGCCGCTGCGCGTGCTGGCCGAGTACCGCACGGCGTACGCGCACTACCACGTGGAGAAGCTCTTCGGCCTGGAGGGGCCAGGCTCGGCCAGCAGCGCGGGCGGTGGCTTGAGTCCCAGCGACGAGCTGCTACCGCCGCTCACTCATCGCCTGCCGCGGGTCAACACGGTGGACAGCACCGAGCTCGAGTGGCACATCCGTTCCAACCAGCAGCTGGTACCCAGCTACTCGGAAGCGGTGCTCATGGACCTGGCCGGGCTGGGCGCGCGCTGCGGCGGGGCAGGGGGCGGTGGCTACGCGCCCACGTGTCGCTACGGCGGAGTGGGTGGCCCGGGCGCGGCGGGCGTGGCCCCGTACCGGCGAAGCTGCGAGCACTGTCAGCGAGCGGTCAGCAGCTCGTCCATCTTCTCGCGCAGTGCGCTGAGTATCTGCGCCAGCCCGCGGGCCGGCCAGGGGCCTGGAGCCAGTGCTGGGTGCGGGGGCAGCCGCTTCTCGCTCGGTCGCCTCTACGGTTCCCGGCGCAGCTGCCTATGGCGCAGCCGGAGCGGGAGTGTCAACGAGGCGAGCTGCCCCACGGAGCAGACGCGGCTGTCGAGCCAGGCCAGTATGCGGGACGACGAGGACGAGGACGACGAGGAGGAGGCCGGGCCACCGCCGCCCTA